In Pedobacter sp. SL55, the following proteins share a genomic window:
- the mdh gene encoding malate dehydrogenase, whose protein sequence is MKITVVGAGAVGATCADNIARKELAEELVLLDIKEGFAEGKAIDMMQTATLLGFDTKIKGVTNDYSQTAGSAVAVITSGLPRKPGMTREELIGINAGIVKGVAENILKYSPDAIIIVISNPMDTMTYLALKSLGLPKNRIIGMGGTLDSARFKYYLSQALHCNPNDLQGFVIGGHGDTTMIPLTRFATYQSLPVTNLLDEATLEKVAAETMVGGATLTGLLGTSAWYAPGAAGAALVEAIVRDEKKLFTCCVALEGEYGQQDICLGVPVIIGKNGWEKIIDYKLNEKEQAAFNKSADAVRNMNSVLAEMKLV, encoded by the coding sequence ATGAAAATAACAGTAGTAGGTGCTGGTGCCGTAGGCGCCACTTGTGCAGATAACATTGCACGAAAAGAATTAGCAGAAGAACTCGTATTATTAGATATTAAGGAAGGTTTCGCCGAAGGTAAAGCCATAGACATGATGCAAACGGCAACATTGTTAGGTTTCGACACCAAAATTAAAGGCGTTACCAACGATTATAGCCAAACGGCCGGATCGGCTGTTGCCGTAATCACATCGGGCTTACCACGCAAACCCGGGATGACCCGCGAAGAACTGATTGGCATTAATGCGGGCATTGTAAAAGGTGTTGCAGAAAACATCCTTAAATATTCTCCAGATGCAATTATCATTGTAATTAGCAACCCAATGGATACCATGACCTACTTGGCATTGAAATCTTTGGGCTTACCTAAAAACCGTATCATTGGCATGGGCGGTACGTTAGATAGTGCTCGCTTTAAATATTATTTAAGCCAAGCTTTACATTGCAACCCTAACGATTTACAAGGCTTTGTAATTGGTGGCCATGGCGATACTACCATGATACCTTTAACAAGATTTGCTACCTACCAAAGCCTACCGGTTACCAATTTGTTAGATGAAGCTACATTAGAAAAAGTGGCTGCAGAGACCATGGTGGGTGGCGCTACATTAACTGGCTTATTAGGCACATCTGCATGGTACGCTCCGGGCGCTGCTGGTGCCGCATTGGTTGAAGCCATAGTACGTGACGAGAAAAAACTATTTACCTGCTGTGTTGCACTTGAGGGCGAGTACGGACAACAAGATATTTGCCTAGGCGTGCCAGTAATTATTGGAAAAAATGGTTGGGAAAAAATCATCGACTACAAACTAAACGAAAAAGAACAAGCCGCTTTTAATAAAAGTGCTGATGCAGTGCGCAACATGAACAGCGTATTGGCAGAAATGAAATTAGTTTAA
- a CDS encoding N-acetylmuramoyl-L-alanine amidase, producing MFTKIKITLFSLFISFSFCFSQEIKIIDKPITYDSTRVRLSLEYLKERHGIQQNTPTIYPKIIVLHWTAAKTFSSTFNAFNPAKLPNGDRKDIAAVSSLNTSSQFLIDRDGAIYRLMPENYFARHVIGLNYCAIGVENVGSADFPLTDAQLKANEQLVRYLHQKYNIEYLIGHYEYSKFKGTPLWKETNPKYLTGKSDPGADFMKKIRKNLKDLTLKGVPIH from the coding sequence ATGTTCACAAAAATTAAAATCACTTTATTTTCATTATTTATTAGCTTTTCTTTCTGCTTCTCTCAAGAAATAAAAATCATAGATAAGCCAATTACCTACGATTCTACACGTGTTCGATTATCATTAGAATACCTAAAGGAAAGACACGGTATCCAGCAAAATACTCCAACCATATACCCCAAAATCATTGTATTACACTGGACCGCAGCCAAAACCTTCTCCTCAACTTTCAACGCATTTAACCCAGCCAAACTACCTAATGGAGATAGAAAAGACATTGCAGCAGTAAGCAGCTTAAATACATCATCGCAATTTTTAATTGATAGAGATGGCGCTATTTATCGGCTAATGCCCGAAAATTACTTTGCCCGCCACGTAATTGGTTTAAACTATTGTGCCATTGGCGTAGAAAATGTGGGCAGCGCCGATTTTCCTTTAACCGATGCACAACTAAAAGCAAACGAACAATTGGTAAGGTATCTACATCAAAAATATAATATCGAGTATTTGATTGGCCATTACGAGTACAGCAAGTTTAAAGGCACTCCATTGTGGAAAGAAACCAACCCAAAATATCTAACCGGTAAAAGTGACCCTGGTGCTGATTTTATGAAAAAAATTAGAAAAAATCTAAAAGACCTAACCTTAAAAGGAGTACCAATTCATTAA
- a CDS encoding sensor histidine kinase, translating into MKKIKAENLHLRLDVKSYGGDEMSDLAQTFNNMLNRLETAFETQNNFISNASHELRTPLTIISGEVELATRAEMGSKEHLAALAKIKSEADRLEHILTSLLGLAQSGFNGKVQPRELVRIDELLWEITDAVIQVHPESKIQLDLNELPEDEAAVTLRANKNLLKLALTNIVSNACKYSDFKPVSVKLESNGSLLSIAVIDQGIGIPQNDIQHIFEPFFRASNTSNFKGYGVGLPLSLNIIRLHRGSIGIKTQEGFGTEIKVMLPVIVDMP; encoded by the coding sequence ATGAAGAAGATTAAGGCAGAAAACCTACACTTACGTTTGGATGTAAAAAGTTACGGAGGCGATGAGATGTCTGATCTTGCGCAAACTTTCAATAACATGCTGAACAGATTAGAAACTGCTTTTGAAACGCAAAACAATTTCATCAGCAATGCTTCGCACGAATTAAGAACACCGCTAACCATCATTAGTGGCGAAGTAGAATTGGCCACCAGGGCCGAAATGGGTTCCAAGGAGCATTTGGCTGCATTAGCAAAAATTAAAAGCGAGGCTGATAGATTAGAGCACATCTTAACCAGCTTATTAGGTTTGGCACAATCTGGCTTTAACGGAAAAGTGCAACCCCGAGAATTGGTTAGAATAGACGAATTGCTTTGGGAAATTACCGATGCCGTGATACAGGTTCATCCAGAAAGTAAGATACAACTAGACTTGAATGAGCTACCAGAAGACGAAGCCGCAGTTACATTAAGAGCAAACAAAAACCTCTTAAAGTTGGCGCTGACCAACATTGTAAGCAACGCCTGTAAATATTCTGATTTTAAACCCGTTTCTGTAAAGCTAGAAAGCAATGGTTCGCTGTTATCAATTGCTGTAATAGACCAGGGCATTGGCATCCCTCAAAACGATATTCAACATATTTTTGAACCTTTTTTTAGAGCATCTAACACGTCTAACTTTAAAGGCTACGGGGTTGGCTTGCCCTTGTCGTTAAATATTATTAGATTGCACCGTGGTAGCATAGGCATTAAAACTCAAGAAGGTTTTGGCACCGAAATTAAAGTAATGCTACCGGTTATTGTGGATATGCCCTAG
- a CDS encoding bestrophin family protein produces the protein MLLRKNIPITYIFGKIKQELLFVILYSVGVVILYQNFHVTRISIPIAVPALLGTIISLLLAFRSNQAYDRWWEARILWGAIVNDSRSLARQIMSFVDSPYASEEVDAFKSKFIKRQIAWCYALSQSLRGYSSSKGLDRYLSADEFAYIKKQNNVTMALLELHAMDLKKALKEGWINKYQQIEIDKTLNALCNHMGGCERIKKTIFPVTYSKYIHMSIFLFIMMLPFGLIEYFGFMEIPVVVSISVFFLLVEKMAVHLQDPFESKPTDTPTTTICRTIEKDLCQMLDDDKLFEDKAHVDMAPVGSYYIL, from the coding sequence ATGCTATTACGAAAAAACATACCTATTACCTATATTTTTGGGAAAATTAAACAAGAATTACTCTTTGTGATACTTTACTCTGTTGGAGTAGTTATACTTTATCAGAATTTCCATGTTACTCGTATCTCAATTCCTATTGCGGTACCAGCTTTATTAGGAACAATTATATCGTTATTGTTGGCTTTTAGATCTAACCAAGCTTATGATAGATGGTGGGAAGCAAGAATTTTGTGGGGCGCTATTGTAAACGATTCAAGATCTCTGGCCAGACAGATCATGTCTTTTGTGGATAGCCCTTACGCTTCGGAAGAAGTTGATGCATTTAAAAGCAAATTTATTAAAAGACAGATTGCTTGGTGTTATGCTTTAAGCCAGTCGCTTAGAGGTTACAGTTCATCTAAAGGGTTGGACAGATATTTAAGCGCCGATGAATTCGCCTATATTAAGAAGCAAAATAATGTAACTATGGCTTTACTAGAGTTGCATGCCATGGATTTAAAAAAAGCGCTTAAAGAAGGCTGGATTAACAAATACCAACAAATTGAGATAGATAAAACTTTAAATGCTTTGTGTAACCACATGGGTGGATGCGAACGTATCAAGAAAACCATTTTCCCGGTTACTTATAGCAAGTACATCCACATGTCTATCTTCTTGTTTATCATGATGTTGCCCTTTGGCCTCATCGAATATTTTGGTTTCATGGAAATTCCTGTAGTGGTTTCTATTTCAGTGTTTTTTCTATTGGTAGAAAAAATGGCCGTACACCTGCAAGACCCTTTTGAAAGCAAGCCTACAGACACGCCTACCACTACCATTTGTAGAACCATTGAAAAAGATTTGTGCCAAATGTTAGATGACGATAAACTTTTCGAAGACAAGGCTCACGTAGATATGGCTCCTGTAGGTTCGTACTATATTTTGTAA
- a CDS encoding aspartyl protease family protein: protein MRTITVPLTLVNLQDNGFHILVEIVVFGEKLFAVVDTGASRSVFDKSLLEKHVEGLQENEEQQAATIFSSATTLVGTIPLLQIGKLKLPNYETVAIDLQSVSDTYIQMGQPSIAGIIGGDILTQFNCKIDYKKQTLKFYIDTIDATKLELSSLKNEQRLDNSIKKLL, encoded by the coding sequence ATGAGAACAATTACAGTTCCCTTAACTTTAGTGAATTTACAAGACAACGGTTTCCACATTTTGGTGGAAATTGTTGTTTTTGGAGAAAAGCTTTTTGCCGTAGTTGATACGGGTGCCTCTCGCTCGGTTTTTGACAAATCATTATTAGAAAAGCACGTAGAAGGTTTGCAAGAAAACGAAGAACAACAAGCGGCAACCATTTTTAGCAGTGCCACAACCTTGGTAGGCACCATTCCCCTACTACAAATTGGCAAACTAAAACTACCTAATTACGAAACGGTAGCTATTGATTTGCAAAGCGTTTCTGATACTTACATACAAATGGGTCAACCATCAATTGCTGGTATTATTGGCGGCGATATTTTAACCCAGTTTAATTGTAAGATAGATTATAAAAAGCAGACATTGAAGTTTTATATCGACACGATAGATGCGACTAAACTAGAATTATCTTCTTTAAAAAATGAACAGCGGCTAGACAATTCAATTAAAAAATTATTGTAA
- a CDS encoding response regulator transcription factor, with amino-acid sequence MNLLLVEDEPNVVSVVVRGLSAEGFNVSVAPDGTTGEKMALANHFDLIILDIMLPGINGLELCKIIKKEKPNVPIIMLTALGTTENVVNGLDNGADDYLIKPFKFAELSARIRMLLRRYNGATTPDQLINIGSLQINLTAKSVKRDGTEVTLTATEYRLLEFMARNKSKILSRIDILENVWDIDFNLGTNVVDVYVNYLRKKIDKNSDQKLIHTAVGLGYVLKET; translated from the coding sequence ATGAATTTACTACTAGTTGAAGATGAACCGAATGTAGTTTCGGTGGTGGTGCGTGGTCTTTCTGCCGAAGGATTTAACGTGAGTGTTGCGCCAGATGGCACTACGGGAGAAAAAATGGCCTTAGCCAACCATTTCGATCTAATTATCTTAGACATTATGCTTCCTGGCATTAATGGTTTAGAACTATGTAAAATCATCAAAAAAGAAAAACCCAATGTGCCCATCATCATGTTAACCGCTTTGGGTACTACCGAAAATGTAGTTAATGGCTTAGATAACGGTGCCGATGACTACCTCATTAAACCTTTTAAATTTGCAGAATTATCTGCCCGCATCCGTATGTTGTTGCGACGCTACAACGGCGCTACAACGCCAGATCAGCTCATCAACATTGGTAGTTTGCAAATTAACCTTACTGCAAAAAGTGTAAAAAGAGACGGCACTGAAGTAACCCTAACGGCTACAGAATATCGTTTACTAGAATTTATGGCTAGAAATAAGTCTAAAATTTTATCGAGAATTGATATCTTAGAAAATGTGTGGGATATAGATTTTAATCTAGGCACCAACGTGGTAGATGTTTATGTAAATTACCTACGTAAAAAAATAGACAAAAATAGCGATCAAAAACTAATACATACCGCCGTTGGTTTGGGATATGTATTGAAAGAAACTTAA
- a CDS encoding SRPBCC family protein — protein MIIAIILIGSLFLPKTFSVGRSTNIAASDTVVYKNIANFNSFLQWNPWSKMDPKAKVDISGPPEQATHKYHWAGEESGEGEMTITGATPYQQIKMDLKFIKPFESLANVAFDLTKEGTSTKVTWTMSGENNIISKWMCLVMGGMDKMIGKDFEAGLKSLKEKSEQK, from the coding sequence GTGATTATCGCCATTATTCTAATTGGAAGCTTATTTCTTCCAAAAACCTTTTCTGTAGGCAGGTCAACTAACATAGCAGCATCAGATACAGTGGTTTACAAGAACATTGCCAATTTCAATAGTTTCTTGCAATGGAACCCTTGGTCTAAAATGGATCCCAAAGCAAAAGTTGATATTAGCGGCCCACCTGAGCAAGCAACACACAAATACCATTGGGCAGGAGAAGAATCTGGAGAAGGCGAAATGACCATTACAGGTGCAACACCTTACCAGCAAATTAAAATGGATTTAAAATTTATTAAGCCTTTCGAGAGCTTAGCCAATGTAGCTTTTGATTTAACAAAAGAAGGTACTTCTACCAAAGTAACTTGGACAATGAGTGGCGAAAACAACATCATCAGTAAATGGATGTGTTTAGTGATGGGCGGCATGGATAAAATGATAGGTAAAGACTTTGAAGCCGGATTAAAATCTCTTAAAGAAAAATCGGAACAGAAATAG